Sequence from the Festucalex cinctus isolate MCC-2025b chromosome 21, RoL_Fcin_1.0, whole genome shotgun sequence genome:
TGATGTCACTGTTGGGCTAAAACGTTCTGtccaaatttggtcaatttcatatttttcaaatatatttatataatctgTTTATATCagggtttgtgtgtgtttgtacaaTAAAGAAGGTAAGATCACAACCATCGTCTGCTGTAAACATACTTGAGAAACGTTACAgcactgtataaaaaaaataaaaaaaatctccaataGAAACATAATTGAGTCCAATTGCGGCCGTCGGGGACATCCGGATTTCATGATGATATTtgcttgtcctcatgggaaatgtggttcTTTCAAGGGAAATTCAAGGGAAATCAATACCTCTCTTGTCCATATGGtgccgccataatcaacaaaAATTGAATCCTGATAAGGATtattagttttggaatttttcatttgagttagttttgatttcgttttgagttttgttttataaatttagttttaattagttttcagggtggttctgttatttttttaaattagttttagttatttattaaatgcttagttttagttagtttcagtattagtttcagttttaaaaaaaaattgttttccttgtgcgcaatatttaaaaaacaccatgtacgacatcatctgaaggtgcttttctattggccgcTGCTCgttgacatcacttctgtgtgacactttcaaatgtctttccagttaatatcaaaataaatctaccagacttaaaatcacatttaaaatcatcctcaaaggctcgtgcattaaattaattaccaaagactaaaacaaagtacatttttgctataattatagttatagttcattttgtaaacataaaatgtagtttgttagttttcattttttttaaagcattttcgtttttattttatttcattaaaaaaattgtttttcgaattttagttttagtttttccattagttttagttaactaaaataaccttgtttgAAGCCGATCACGGATTTGACATAAAATGCACATTACCGGTTGATTCTGATCCAGCCGATCAGATCAGtgtaaaatatatactgtacacaaaATCGACCAAATGAAAGCACCCTTTCACcaggagcaaaaaataaataaataaataaaaaatacaaaaaataaagtgagattctagatttttccattttttcacaaaatgtagCCATGGACTCACAAACTATGGTCTCATTCCTAAACGGGGGAtcgctgccacctactggtggTTGTGCATAAGTAAAGTTGTTACCATGTATTGAAAAACAAATGTCATCAAGTGACCATGTTGGTCTCCTCTTGCGTACAGCTGCAACCTCAGAAGCAGTCCCTGCTGAAGTCCTTGTGTCAGGAGACACACTGGAAATGCCTGCTGCTCTCCCTGCTCATGTACGGCTGCGTGAGCGCCCTGGCCTGGTGCCGGGCGGCCACCGTCACGCGCCTCAACTTCGACAGCACCTACAAGGTCAAGTCCATGATGTACCACGACAGTCCCTGCTCCAACGGCTACATCTACATCCCACTCGCCTTCCTGGTCATGCTCTACGTGGTCTACCTGGTGGAATGCTGGCACTGCTGCACCAGGAACGCGATGCGCTACAAAGTGGACGTGGCCGACGCGGCCGACCGAGTGCGGCGGATGAAGCAGGCCACGCCGTGCATCTGGTGGAAGGCCATTAGCTACCACTACGTGAGGAGGACGCGGCAGGTGACGCGCTACCGCAACGGCGACGCCTACACCAGCACTCAGGTCTACCACGAGAGGGTCAACACGCACGTGGCCGAAGCGGAGTTTGACTACGGGAACTGCGGGGTGAAGGACGTCTCGAAGCGCCTGCACGGTCTGGAGTGCTTCGCTATGACCAAGCTGAGGTTCACAAAGTGCTTCAGCTTTGCCAACGTGGAGTCGGAGAACTCCTACTTGACGCAGCGGGCCAGGTTCTTCACGGAGAACGAGGGTCTGGACGACTACATGGAGGCCCGTGAGGGGATGCACCTGAAGAATGTAGACTTTAAGGAATACATGATTGCCTTCACTGATCCACATCACCTTCCCTGGTACGCGTCGCAGTCCACTTTCTGGACAGCGGCTGCGTTGACTCTGTCCTGGCCTTTACGGGTGCTGATCGAGTTCCGGACCGCTTGTGTCCACTACCACGTGGAGAAGCTTTTCGGTTTCGACTTTGTGCCGGCCACGCCTTCAGAGGAGCGTCCTTATTGCAGGCTAGTCTTCATTTTATCAGACATTTTGaaatgtagtctcagttttagtccggtttcaatcacacttgttagtttttaactcatttgctcccaaaaatgtataaatacgttttattttaaatattaccacacccccaaagacgtatttatacgttttttttgttttcttatgctagagaatacagaaggctttgatgcagcttctgaactgaagataatgtaatggcaatggtagttattacaaaacggccagcaggtggcagcagagtatacgagatcacCAAGGGCCATGTTGTTAaagaaatttgtgaataatgatgaaacttagctatattctaatgctaattgctacaaaacggaacagatacaaatatacctttttttttccctgatgaaagaagagactctaatctttcttttggtaggttccatgtttttatagcaatagaacacaatattttgtgggccttgcaaaatcagtcaaaatctagtaaaacagccaggagcgaagggggttgctccaccgaaaatgactgggagtgaatgagttaatcatagtCGGTCAACCTCATCCGATTTTTATTCAGTTAACTTTTAGTCggctataaatctagcattttagtccaagaaaacataattttatttgtctagtttttgtcaacaaaaactgtaaacgttttagtcaggacaatcagtTCACccctgtgtatttatttatttattgtcagcagataatgttgaacattttggatctaaaactatttcacataaaattttctcatctttctgatgaaaaataacttcacacaattacagtacaatgtggctactttggctccatgctatgagctagttaGTTATCTAatattagttagcggtcggattaacattattgttggtagGGGTgggtattgattctaatttcATCAATCGATTCAATGTCGAGTTCAGTtcaattcgattcacttcacttcCATCCGATATTGATTACTTATGGAACATTAAGTCttattaaatatcaaggacatgataaaaactccacaaacattaaattccaaattaaattttgcagaggaagtaactggttaaatgatttagtgttataatcacttaagtgttacacaaacatcacCAGGGGTGAGATGACAATATTTTaagaattctaattcaataattaaaaagattctgaattgtctttaaGTGCAATAATCAGGTCTTTCGTAAATGTAAGGAAATACTTTAAAATTCATGTGAGcagtacatttcaagaaaacagtacgatacaaaaaaaa
This genomic interval carries:
- the tmem151ba gene encoding transmembrane protein 151B → MSPASAAAASESSTCTVAPEEEPEPEPEPDSPRLELQPQKQSLLKSLCQETHWKCLLLSLLMYGCVSALAWCRAATVTRLNFDSTYKVKSMMYHDSPCSNGYIYIPLAFLVMLYVVYLVECWHCCTRNAMRYKVDVADAADRVRRMKQATPCIWWKAISYHYVRRTRQVTRYRNGDAYTSTQVYHERVNTHVAEAEFDYGNCGVKDVSKRLHGLECFAMTKLRFTKCFSFANVESENSYLTQRARFFTENEGLDDYMEAREGMHLKNVDFKEYMIAFTDPHHLPWYASQSTFWTAAALTLSWPLRVLIEFRTACVHYHVEKLFGFDFVPATPSEERPYCRQIPRVNTIDSTELEWHIRSNQQLVPSYSEAVLMDLAQLSGGCHNYSVCHRYGSYRQNCRRCHHRAISSSSIFSRSALSICNTASPRLPFSASRFSLYGSRRSCLWRSGGSLNEPPGRPTESTRCLSEQQDGEESPPAYRDALYFPVLIVHNDEGCLNHNHRSLHRNGSCVETSL